A single genomic interval of Malania oleifera isolate guangnan ecotype guangnan chromosome 11, ASM2987363v1, whole genome shotgun sequence harbors:
- the LOC131168334 gene encoding uncharacterized protein LOC131168334 yields MRFPRSQIGRSRALRVEERKLEMRFLWYCDLKEQEATLVELLNLMNLEMAHIDFLGREVSSMEDQNGVLGDMVVEFLRVADQNEFSRTENGLLQRKVKKLSRKMKKQSRVIGERNLNIKAIETEFLRTREELEMKTAMIKAFKIFKFSRKKLRRQIIQVNVFDIIRKI; encoded by the coding sequence ATGCGGTTTCCTCGAAGTCAAATTGGAAGATCTCGAGCACTAAGGGTAGAAGAAAGGAAGCTAGAGATGAGGTTTCTCTGGTACTGTGATTTGAAAGAGCAAGAAGCCACGCTTGTTGAGCTTCTGAACTTGATGAACTTGGAGATGGCTCATATTGATTTCTTGGGCAGGGAGGTTTCATCCATGGAGGATCAGAACGGGGTGCTTGGGGATATGGTTGTAGAATTTCTGAGAGTCGCGGATCAGAATGAGTTTTCCAGAACAGAGAATGGGTTGCTTCAGAGGAAGGTAAAGAAGCtttcaagaaaaatgaagaagcAATCTCGTGTCATAGGAGAGCGTAATTTAAACATCAAAGCCATTGAAACAGAGTTTTTGAGAACTCGCGAAGAGCTCGAGATGAAAACTGCCATGATCAAAGCTTTCAAGATATTCAAGTTCAGCAGAAAAAAGCTGCGAAGGCAAATAATACAAGTCAATGTTTTCGATATCATCAGGAAGATCTAA